In Flavobacterium sp. N1736, the following are encoded in one genomic region:
- a CDS encoding TonB-dependent receptor plug domain-containing protein — MKLTKLLIFCVSSLLFSVIAVAQDVTVNGVITDESGMPVPGATIVLKGTTKSTASDFDGKFQIQAASNGVLTVTFIGYAPVTEAVNGRTKITIQLKPESQTLNEVVVVGYGTQKKSVVTGAISSVKAADLEKVPNGRVEQALQGRAAGVTVAATSGQPGAASKVRIRGITTFREGGNDPLWVVDGVAVDANAIGFINQSDIESIEVLKDAASAAIYGTRAATGVILVTTKRKIRKNFCKL, encoded by the coding sequence ATGAAATTAACAAAATTACTTATTTTTTGTGTTTCGTCTTTGTTATTCTCGGTTATAGCTGTGGCTCAGGATGTCACAGTAAATGGAGTTATAACTGATGAAAGTGGAATGCCGGTTCCGGGTGCTACTATTGTATTAAAAGGAACAACAAAGTCAACGGCATCAGATTTTGATGGAAAATTCCAAATTCAGGCCGCTTCAAACGGTGTTTTAACAGTTACTTTTATTGGATACGCTCCGGTAACTGAAGCTGTAAATGGGAGAACAAAGATTACAATTCAATTAAAACCAGAATCGCAAACATTAAATGAAGTTGTGGTTGTGGGATATGGAACGCAAAAGAAATCAGTTGTAACGGGAGCAATCTCGAGTGTAAAAGCCGCTGATCTTGAAAAAGTACCAAACGGACGTGTAGAGCAAGCTTTACAAGGTCGTGCAGCAGGTGTTACTGTTGCAGCTACTTCCGGACAGCCTGGTGCAGCTTCAAAAGTGCGTATTAGAGGTATAACTACTTTTAGAGAAGGAGGAAATGATCCTTTATGGGTTGTTGATGGTGTTGCTGTAGATGCAAATGCAATTGGTTTTATCAATCAAAGCGATATTGAATCTATCGAGGTGCTTAAAGATGCTGCTTCTGCTGCAATTTATGGTACTCGTGCTGCGACAGGAGTTATTTTGGTTACGACTAAAAGGAAAATCAGGAAAAATTTCTGTAAATTATAA
- a CDS encoding triple tyrosine motif-containing protein — MQFSYQLEPFDDKWSNWSTISIKEYTNLREGDYTMNVKVRNSYGIQSEPSTLLFTVSPPWYRHFLAFMVYFIFIIIAIYIISNRIKMKIRKNKYYETIEQRRLYLEKESRIRQEQYDLEKEIEKLKNDKLQIKILAKDKELVNNSLQVVKKNKILNGIIHKLKEIDIEALDDSTKFQVSKLNKSIVKEVNTDKSWKDLEKHIKNVHFEFLKRLKEKYPTISPRELDLSTYLLMNMSTKEIAEIMNISTGGVELARYRLRKKLGLNKKENLIGFLMSI, encoded by the coding sequence GTGCAATTTTCATATCAGCTGGAGCCTTTTGATGACAAATGGAGTAATTGGTCGACGATTTCTATTAAAGAATATACAAATCTTCGCGAAGGAGATTATACCATGAATGTTAAAGTGAGAAATAGCTACGGAATACAATCAGAACCCTCGACACTTTTGTTTACTGTATCGCCGCCTTGGTACAGGCATTTTTTAGCGTTCATGGTTTATTTTATTTTCATCATCATCGCAATTTATATTATTTCGAATCGAATAAAAATGAAGATTAGAAAAAATAAATATTATGAAACTATCGAACAAAGAAGGCTTTATCTTGAAAAAGAGTCAAGAATAAGACAAGAACAATACGATCTTGAAAAAGAAATTGAAAAGCTTAAAAACGATAAGCTTCAAATCAAAATCTTAGCAAAAGATAAAGAACTGGTGAACAACTCATTGCAGGTTGTAAAGAAGAATAAAATTTTAAACGGGATTATTCATAAACTTAAAGAAATCGATATTGAAGCTCTTGATGATTCGACTAAATTTCAGGTAAGTAAATTAAACAAAAGCATCGTAAAAGAGGTTAATACTGATAAAAGCTGGAAAGATTTAGAAAAGCATATTAAAAACGTTCATTTTGAATTCCTGAAAAGATTAAAGGAAAAATACCCAACTATTTCGCCGCGAGAACTTGATTTGTCAACCTATTTATTAATGAATATGTCAACGAAGGAAATCGCAGAAATCATGAATATTTCGACAGGCGGAGTTGAACTTGCCAGATACCGATTAAGAAAAAAACTCGGTTTAAATAAGAAGGAAAACTTAATTGGTTTTTTAATGAGTATTTAA
- a CDS encoding TonB-dependent receptor codes for MFGLPITSYKDASFNFDIPQTDRVNRASDFVEHKLSSLFLRANYDYMEKYLFTGIVRRDGSTRFGENKKWGVFPSFSLGWVLSKEAFWKENNVVNSLKLRGGYGVVGNDNIDDFKYRALVVGGYNYSVGPNGDITTGYICTTKVLSLRVRCQKEVKVN; via the coding sequence ATGTTTGGTTTGCCAATTACAAGTTATAAAGATGCATCTTTTAATTTTGACATTCCACAAACAGACAGAGTAAACAGAGCAAGTGATTTTGTTGAGCACAAATTATCTTCATTGTTTTTACGTGCCAATTATGATTACATGGAGAAATATCTTTTCACAGGAATTGTTCGTCGTGACGGATCAACTCGTTTTGGTGAAAATAAAAAATGGGGAGTTTTCCCTTCATTCTCTTTAGGATGGGTACTTTCAAAAGAAGCATTCTGGAAAGAAAACAATGTAGTGAATAGTTTAAAACTACGTGGAGGTTACGGAGTTGTTGGTAATGATAATATCGACGATTTTAAATACAGAGCTTTAGTAGTAGGAGGATATAACTATTCTGTTGGACCAAATGGTGACATTACAACAGGTTACATTTGCACAACAAAAGTACTTTCATTGAGGGTGAGATGTCAGAAGGAGGTCAAGGTAAATTAA